The Cellulomonas sp. P24 genome contains a region encoding:
- a CDS encoding ABC transporter permease, translating to MAQLLAEPRVLVLPVITGSLSIVATFSRYMRSATLDNLSEDYVRTARSKGTSQSRVVVRHVVRNSLTPVIAMLGYYLPVMFGGMLVVESLFNYPGMGLLFWRSAQQGDYPVLLGCVLIIAIATVVGSLLADLLQAVLDPRTRGSLR from the coding sequence GTGGCACAGCTGCTCGCCGAGCCGCGGGTGCTCGTGCTGCCGGTGATCACCGGGTCGCTGAGCATCGTCGCGACGTTCTCGCGGTACATGCGCTCGGCGACGCTCGACAACCTCAGCGAGGACTACGTGCGCACCGCGCGGTCCAAGGGCACGTCGCAGTCGCGGGTCGTCGTGCGCCACGTGGTGCGCAACTCGCTCACCCCGGTCATCGCGATGCTCGGGTACTACCTGCCGGTGATGTTCGGCGGCATGCTCGTCGTCGAGTCGCTGTTCAACTACCCCGGGATGGGCCTGCTGTTCTGGAGGTCCGCCCAGCAGGGCGACTACCCGGTCCTGCTCGGCTGCGTCCTCATCATCGCGATCGCGACGGTCGTCGGCTCGCTTCTCGCCGACCTGCTGCAGGCGGTTCTCGACCCGCGGACCCGGGGGTCGCTGCGATGA
- a CDS encoding ABC transporter permease, with protein sequence MNAAALTGDGAVSPGDVASGAAARGAGGARARTTWRATYQWYVVKRLVQSLIVVAIVTVLVFALLHLAMPDGPGAGLLGMQANAEQIDAFNHAHGYDLPVWHQYVNYVGQLAHGDLGDSFKLNMPVLTAIATSLPKTLLLAGLCMVIALIIALPMGIYQAVHRGKASDSALTALNFVVYSTPSFFLGLIVIIVFAQKLRWLPAIAPGGTSPWHSCSPSRGCSCCR encoded by the coding sequence ATGAACGCTGCCGCCCTCACCGGCGACGGTGCCGTCTCGCCCGGTGACGTCGCCTCCGGCGCCGCGGCGCGCGGCGCCGGAGGTGCGCGAGCCCGCACGACCTGGCGCGCGACCTACCAGTGGTACGTGGTCAAGCGACTCGTCCAGTCGTTGATCGTCGTCGCCATCGTCACCGTCCTCGTCTTCGCGCTGCTGCACCTGGCCATGCCCGACGGTCCGGGGGCGGGGCTCCTCGGCATGCAGGCCAACGCCGAGCAGATCGACGCGTTCAACCATGCGCACGGCTACGACCTGCCGGTCTGGCACCAGTACGTCAACTACGTCGGTCAGCTCGCCCACGGCGACCTCGGCGACTCGTTCAAGCTCAACATGCCCGTGCTGACGGCGATCGCCACGAGCCTGCCCAAGACGTTGCTGCTCGCCGGCCTGTGCATGGTGATCGCGCTGATCATCGCCCTGCCGATGGGGATCTACCAGGCCGTGCACCGCGGCAAGGCCTCGGACTCCGCGCTCACGGCGCTCAACTTCGTCGTCTACTCGACGCCGTCGTTCTTCCTCGGGCTCATCGTCATCATCGTCTTCGCCCAGAAGCTGCGCTGGCTGCCGGCGATCGCCCCCGGGGGAACGTCACCGTGGCACAGCTGCTCGCCGAGCCGCGGGTGCTCGTGCTGCCGGTGA
- the pepE gene encoding dipeptidase PepE, with the protein MNLLLLSSSAAPGRSYLAHATAGIGDLAGTARAGVVAFVPYALADHDAYTAKAAGALAALGLQVVGVHTGDPVEIVAEAGIVFVGGGNTFRLTAALYRTGLIAAIPAAVAAGAAYLGSSAGTNVATPSLRTTNDMPIVQPPSFETLGLVPFQINPHYLDPVPGDTHQGETREERIRQFHEESDVPVLGLREGTWLRRRGDRLTLEGEPAGARLFRAGCDAVELATGEDLSFLLS; encoded by the coding sequence GTGAACCTCCTGCTGCTGTCCAGCTCGGCCGCTCCCGGTCGTTCGTACCTGGCCCACGCCACCGCGGGCATCGGCGACCTTGCCGGCACCGCGAGGGCGGGGGTCGTCGCGTTCGTGCCCTACGCCCTGGCCGACCATGACGCCTACACCGCGAAGGCCGCCGGGGCACTGGCCGCTCTCGGCCTGCAGGTGGTCGGGGTGCACACCGGTGACCCGGTCGAGATCGTCGCGGAGGCCGGGATCGTCTTCGTCGGTGGCGGCAACACCTTCCGCCTGACGGCGGCGTTGTACCGGACGGGCCTGATCGCGGCGATCCCGGCTGCCGTGGCGGCCGGTGCCGCGTACCTCGGCTCGTCCGCCGGGACGAACGTCGCGACCCCGTCGCTGCGCACCACCAACGACATGCCGATCGTCCAGCCGCCGAGCTTCGAGACGCTCGGCCTGGTGCCGTTCCAGATCAACCCGCACTACCTCGACCCGGTCCCCGGCGACACCCACCAGGGTGAGACCCGCGAGGAGCGGATCCGGCAGTTCCACGAGGAGTCCGACGTGCCGGTGCTGGGTCTCCGCGAGGGGACGTGGCTGCGTCGGCGCGGCGACCGGCTGACGCTCGAGGGCGAGCCCGCCGGGGCGCGTCTGTTCCGCGCCGGCTGCGACGCCGTCGAGCTCGCGACGGGGGAGGACCTGTCGTTCCTGCTGTCGTGA
- a CDS encoding peptide ABC transporter substrate-binding protein — protein sequence MHTASTGRSSRKRAGFIALLATGALALAACSAGSSTNGSTSSTNGSGAAADSTKPVTYALAPGQGPNWIAPISPPDKMITSNSAIHATNWPSLINYDGTSGRMELDTAASAASAYSFNADNTAVTITLGDLTWSDNGSPVTSRDVEFAYNLIKANTDQWGSYSKVLFPDNVTSFKITDDKHFTLTFDKAYNQQFILANQLTLFSPMPQHAWDKTSASGAVGDYDQTPDGAKQVWTFIEDQAKDVTTYSTNPMWKVVDGPYVVKSWTSDGSVTIVANTKYTGQDKPHIDTVNFKPYTSNDAEMNDLRAKGVDYGFITPSQLSTSSQFTDLGYKIVPWNGWSVTYMPYNFANPTMGAVFKQLYVRQGLQSAVDQPTISEKIWHGAAAPDYGPVPQNPASDYLSSVQANNPYPYSLTTAEKYFTDNGWTKGSDGILACTDPGTGSGQCGAGIASGTQMKITVMTQNGSQETDNMMAAIKSAYSKIGVDMTIQDATLDSVLTEAQKCKSGSDCSWQLVFFGTAGSWYFNAYPTGDHLWADGVKWNAGQYVDQKAFDLINATLVSSDPTADQKYSAYLAENLPVLWMPNPVYQVSVVSNTLNIGTQDPGGNFAPQKWSWTS from the coding sequence ATGCACACCGCGTCAACCGGTCGCAGCAGTCGGAAGCGTGCAGGGTTCATCGCCCTGCTCGCGACCGGCGCCCTGGCCCTGGCCGCATGCTCGGCCGGCTCGAGCACGAACGGCTCCACCTCCTCGACCAACGGCTCCGGCGCCGCGGCGGACAGCACCAAGCCCGTCACCTATGCGCTCGCCCCCGGTCAGGGACCGAACTGGATCGCCCCGATCAGCCCGCCGGACAAGATGATCACGTCCAACAGCGCGATCCACGCCACGAACTGGCCTTCGCTGATCAACTACGACGGCACGAGCGGTCGGATGGAGCTGGACACCGCCGCATCGGCCGCGTCGGCGTACAGCTTCAATGCCGACAACACCGCGGTGACCATCACGCTCGGCGACCTGACCTGGTCGGACAACGGCTCGCCGGTCACCTCCCGTGACGTGGAGTTCGCCTACAACCTGATCAAGGCCAACACGGACCAGTGGGGCTCGTACTCCAAGGTCCTGTTCCCCGACAACGTCACGTCCTTCAAGATCACGGACGACAAGCACTTCACGCTGACCTTCGACAAGGCCTACAACCAGCAGTTCATCCTGGCGAACCAGCTGACGCTGTTCAGCCCGATGCCGCAGCACGCCTGGGACAAGACGAGTGCCAGTGGCGCCGTGGGCGACTACGACCAGACGCCCGACGGTGCCAAGCAGGTCTGGACCTTCATCGAGGACCAGGCGAAGGACGTGACCACCTACAGCACCAACCCGATGTGGAAGGTGGTGGACGGGCCGTACGTCGTCAAGTCCTGGACCTCCGACGGCAGCGTGACGATCGTGGCCAACACGAAGTACACCGGCCAGGACAAGCCGCACATCGACACGGTCAACTTCAAGCCGTACACGTCGAACGACGCGGAGATGAACGACCTGCGGGCCAAGGGCGTCGACTACGGCTTCATCACGCCGTCGCAGCTGAGCACGTCGTCGCAGTTCACCGACCTCGGCTACAAGATCGTGCCGTGGAACGGCTGGTCCGTCACCTACATGCCGTACAACTTCGCCAACCCGACCATGGGCGCGGTGTTCAAGCAGCTCTACGTCCGGCAGGGACTCCAGAGCGCGGTCGACCAGCCGACCATCTCCGAGAAGATCTGGCACGGTGCGGCCGCCCCTGACTACGGGCCGGTCCCGCAGAACCCGGCGTCGGACTACCTGTCCAGCGTGCAGGCCAACAACCCGTACCCGTACTCGCTCACCACCGCGGAGAAGTACTTCACCGACAACGGCTGGACCAAGGGCTCCGACGGGATCCTGGCCTGCACCGACCCGGGCACGGGCAGCGGCCAGTGCGGCGCCGGCATCGCGTCCGGCACGCAGATGAAGATCACCGTCATGACGCAGAACGGCTCCCAGGAGACCGACAACATGATGGCGGCGATCAAGTCGGCGTACAGCAAGATCGGCGTCGACATGACGATCCAGGACGCGACCCTGGACTCGGTGCTCACCGAGGCGCAGAAGTGCAAGAGCGGGTCCGACTGCTCGTGGCAGCTCGTCTTCTTCGGCACCGCCGGCTCGTGGTACTTCAACGCCTACCCCACCGGAGACCACCTGTGGGCCGACGGGGTGAAGTGGAACGCCGGGCAGTACGTCGACCAGAAGGCGTTCGACCTGATCAACGCGACCCTCGTGTCCTCCGACCCGACCGCCGACCAGAAGTACTCCGCCTACCTGGCGGAGAACCTCCCGGTGCTCTGGATGCCCAACCCCGTCTACCAGGTGTCCGTGGTCAGCAACACGCTGAACATCGGCACCCAGGACCCGGGCGGGAACTTCGCACCGCAGAAGTGGAGCTGGACGTCCTGA
- a CDS encoding copper homeostasis protein CutC, translating to MTVALEVAVQDPDGVLVAVRGGADRIELCTALALGGLTPSAALIDAAVAAATPVHVLVRPRAGGFEYSPSEVLVMLDDVRRAVDAGAHGVVVGAVRDGRVDATLVARVRAIAGSAEVTFHRAFDTLADRDQAIDVLAGIGVDRILTSGGASRAIDALDDIARVVARADGRLEVMAGAGIDDSMVGAVAATGVAAIHASAKRVVDEALQIDLGSLAGAGRSTREATDERRVRALRTTIDALERAR from the coding sequence GTGACCGTCGCACTCGAGGTCGCCGTGCAGGATCCCGACGGCGTCCTGGTGGCCGTCCGCGGCGGCGCCGACCGGATCGAGCTCTGCACCGCTCTGGCACTCGGCGGGCTCACCCCGTCGGCGGCACTCATCGACGCGGCTGTCGCTGCGGCGACGCCCGTCCACGTCCTCGTGCGACCCCGCGCGGGGGGATTCGAGTACAGCCCGTCCGAGGTGCTCGTGATGCTCGACGACGTCCGCCGTGCCGTCGACGCGGGGGCTCACGGGGTCGTCGTCGGCGCCGTCCGTGACGGCCGGGTCGACGCCACCCTGGTCGCCCGGGTCCGTGCAATCGCCGGGTCCGCGGAGGTCACGTTTCATCGGGCGTTCGACACCCTGGCCGATCGGGACCAGGCCATCGACGTGCTCGCGGGGATCGGTGTCGACCGGATCCTCACCTCCGGTGGCGCGAGCCGCGCGATCGATGCCCTCGACGACATCGCGCGCGTCGTCGCCCGGGCGGACGGCCGCCTGGAGGTGATGGCAGGTGCGGGCATCGACGACTCCATGGTCGGCGCCGTCGCGGCCACCGGCGTCGCAGCGATCCACGCGTCCGCGAAACGGGTCGTCGACGAGGCGCTTCAGATCGACCTCGGCTCTCTCGCCGGCGCCGGCAGGTCGACGCGAGAAGCGACCGACGAGCGACGCGTCCGTGCCCTGCGCACCACCATCGACGCCCTGGAGCGTGCCCGGTGA
- a CDS encoding ABC transporter permease produces MSADVMPTVAGTSPGRRTLRRFLSNRLAVVGTIIILALVVFCFLGPLVHPTNQTQPDIYADLNAAPGVDGHLLGTDDLGYDVLGRLMVGGQTSITIGLAAGILATLLGTVWGAVAGYLGGWVDVVMMRIVDAGIAIPATFLLLILSAITRPSIQLMILVLGLVSWLVPARLIRAESLSIKTREYVLAVRAVGGSHTRAVVRHIVPNTIGTMIVNATFQVADAILLVAYVSFLGMGLQPPQTDWGAMLTKGITYTYSGAWWLIFPAGLCIVLTVCGFNFIGDGLRNVFDVKGRDL; encoded by the coding sequence ATGAGCGCCGACGTCATGCCGACCGTCGCCGGCACCTCTCCCGGCCGGCGCACTCTGCGCCGCTTCCTGTCGAACCGACTCGCGGTCGTCGGGACGATCATCATCCTCGCGCTGGTCGTCTTCTGCTTCCTCGGGCCCCTGGTCCACCCGACCAACCAGACGCAGCCGGACATCTACGCCGACCTCAACGCCGCGCCCGGCGTCGACGGGCACCTCCTCGGCACGGACGACCTCGGCTACGACGTGCTCGGGCGCCTCATGGTGGGAGGCCAGACGTCGATCACGATCGGGCTGGCGGCCGGCATCCTCGCGACGCTGCTCGGTACCGTCTGGGGCGCCGTCGCGGGCTACCTCGGTGGGTGGGTCGACGTCGTCATGATGCGCATCGTCGACGCCGGGATCGCGATCCCCGCGACGTTCCTGCTGCTCATCCTCTCGGCGATCACCCGCCCGTCGATCCAGCTCATGATCCTCGTGCTCGGGCTCGTCTCCTGGCTCGTGCCGGCCCGGCTGATCCGTGCCGAGTCGCTGTCCATCAAGACCCGCGAGTACGTCCTCGCGGTCCGTGCGGTCGGTGGCTCCCACACGCGCGCCGTCGTGCGGCACATCGTGCCGAACACGATCGGCACGATGATCGTCAACGCGACCTTCCAGGTGGCCGACGCGATCCTGCTCGTCGCGTACGTGTCGTTCCTCGGCATGGGGCTGCAGCCCCCTCAGACGGACTGGGGCGCGATGCTGACGAAGGGCATCACGTACACGTACTCGGGTGCGTGGTGGCTGATCTTCCCCGCCGGTCTGTGCATCGTGCTGACCGTGTGCGGCTTCAACTTCATCGGCGACGGGTTGCGCAACGTGTTCGACGTCAAGGGGCGTGACCTGTGA
- a CDS encoding ABC transporter ATP-binding protein, with the protein MTDTAAQPVLVIEDLAVSFRADEGAARAVDGIGLQVFPGEVLALVGESGSGKSVTSLAVIGLLPSTAHVSGRITLAGESLLDAGEQRMNQIRGKDISMVFQEPMTALNPTMTIGAQIAEVITNHEDCSTTEAHRRVIDLLTRVGIPEPELRAKGYPHELSGGQRQRVVIAIALACEPRLIIADEPTTALDVTIQAEILDLIHQLTVGSSTAFLLVTHNMGVVADVADRVAVMYHGQIVEVGAARDVLQRPEADYTRRLLDAVPRLPSARWEEIEAGPAGPAETARATVSTGSTGAPAPVGPAGDAGRAVVRAPDEGGPDGAEAALRFDHVSIDYRRGGATFRAVHDVSLTVASGEIVGLVGESGSGKSTLGRAALGLVPVAEGSVRLLGNEVRQRLALTRSDKETRSRVGVIFQDPGSSLDPRMTVGAVIAEPLLIHRGPHGAGRRARKARVLDLLDAVELPRDYAHRYPHELSGGQRQRVGLARAIALDPRLLIADEPTSALDVSVQAHVLDALRALQERYRFACLFISHDLAVVHSMADRVAVMLRGEIVEVGPSEDVLTRPRHPYSQRLLAAAPSPDPDEQLRRRTARAVLARSPVTVAADVDEDLVRQHVGPACDTPVTPSEGPTAR; encoded by the coding sequence GTGACCGACACCGCGGCGCAGCCGGTGCTGGTGATCGAGGACCTCGCCGTCTCGTTCCGCGCCGACGAGGGCGCGGCCCGAGCCGTCGACGGCATCGGCCTGCAGGTCTTCCCCGGGGAGGTGCTGGCGCTCGTCGGGGAGTCGGGGTCGGGCAAGTCGGTGACCTCGCTCGCGGTCATCGGCCTGCTGCCCTCGACGGCCCACGTCAGCGGCCGGATCACGCTCGCGGGGGAGAGCCTGCTCGACGCGGGCGAGCAGCGCATGAACCAGATCCGCGGCAAGGACATCTCCATGGTGTTCCAGGAGCCGATGACCGCGCTGAACCCGACGATGACGATCGGTGCCCAGATCGCCGAGGTCATCACCAACCACGAGGACTGCTCGACCACCGAGGCCCACCGTCGCGTGATCGACCTGCTGACCCGTGTCGGCATCCCCGAGCCCGAGCTGCGCGCGAAGGGCTACCCGCACGAGCTGTCGGGCGGTCAGCGTCAGCGCGTCGTCATCGCGATCGCGCTGGCGTGCGAACCGCGGCTGATCATCGCCGACGAGCCGACGACCGCCCTCGACGTGACGATCCAGGCCGAGATCCTCGACCTGATCCATCAGCTCACGGTCGGCTCGTCGACCGCGTTCCTGCTGGTCACCCACAACATGGGGGTCGTCGCGGACGTCGCCGACCGGGTCGCGGTGATGTACCACGGGCAGATCGTCGAGGTCGGCGCCGCGCGCGACGTGCTCCAGCGTCCCGAGGCGGACTACACCCGTCGGCTGCTCGACGCGGTGCCTCGGCTCCCGTCCGCGCGGTGGGAGGAGATCGAGGCAGGGCCGGCCGGCCCGGCGGAGACGGCGAGGGCGACAGTGTCGACGGGGTCGACAGGGGCGCCTGCGCCTGTCGGCCCGGCAGGGGACGCGGGCCGCGCCGTCGTCCGCGCCCCCGACGAGGGCGGACCCGACGGCGCCGAGGCGGCGCTGCGGTTCGACCACGTCAGCATCGACTACCGGCGCGGTGGGGCGACCTTCCGTGCGGTGCACGACGTCAGCCTGACCGTCGCCTCCGGCGAGATCGTCGGCCTGGTCGGCGAGTCGGGGTCCGGCAAGTCGACGCTCGGTCGGGCCGCGCTCGGCCTCGTACCGGTCGCCGAGGGCAGCGTGCGGCTGCTCGGGAACGAGGTGCGCCAGCGGCTCGCGCTGACCCGCAGCGACAAGGAGACACGATCGCGTGTCGGCGTGATCTTCCAGGACCCGGGCTCGTCCCTCGACCCGCGCATGACCGTCGGCGCGGTCATCGCGGAGCCGCTGCTCATCCACCGGGGCCCGCACGGGGCGGGTCGGCGCGCACGGAAGGCCCGGGTGCTCGACCTTCTCGACGCCGTCGAGCTTCCCCGGGACTACGCCCACCGGTACCCGCACGAGCTGTCGGGCGGGCAGCGACAACGCGTAGGGCTCGCGCGAGCCATCGCGCTCGATCCCCGCCTGCTCATCGCGGACGAGCCGACCTCCGCGCTCGACGTGTCGGTCCAGGCCCACGTCCTGGACGCCCTGCGCGCCCTGCAGGAGCGCTACCGGTTCGCGTGCCTGTTCATCAGCCACGACCTCGCGGTGGTGCACTCGATGGCCGACCGGGTCGCGGTCATGCTTCGGGGCGAGATCGTCGAGGTCGGGCCCAGCGAGGACGTCCTGACCCGCCCGCGGCACCCGTACTCGCAGCGCCTGCTGGCGGCCGCCCCGTCCCCGGACCCCGACGAGCAGCTGCGACGCCGGACCGCCCGTGCCGTGCTGGCGAGGTCACCCGTCACCGTTGCGGCCGACGTCGACGAAGACCTCGTGCGGCAGCACGTCGGACCCGCCTGCGACACCCCTGTCACTCCGTCCGAAGGACCGACCGCACGATGA
- a CDS encoding M81 family metallopeptidase, with the protein MSLRPKDRPHDDHRSPPRIAIVGMAIESSQYAQHRAGYRDFVVREGDEVVAWYPFLAPGTELGDAAQWLGVFAARSIPGGQVLPEVYDDFKARMLQGLAALDPATLDGIYLEVHGAMSVDGRDDAEGDLVESIRALVGPGPLIAAPMDLHGNVSERFARGVDLPTCFRLAPHEDSWDTRERSARTLLAWLARGGRPHRAWVQVPILLPGEKTSTRVEPARSLYRRIPDIEALTGVTDAGIWIGYAWADEPRCHATVLVTGDDPAVIGPVAEGLARALWDAREDFAFVGPPGSLDEAVTRAVEHRASGGGRPYLISDSGDNPGAGGSGDVTWTLQQLLAKPELAADDAPVTYVASIFDQAAIDTLFAAPVGAPVDVTAGARVDGRVSPPVRLTGTLIGRYEGDPAAGRIAVVQHGGLRIVVTEFRKAFHSTDDFAAIGLDPALADIIVTKIGYLEPTLYDVAQGWTLALTPGPVDQDLERLGHHRITRPMFPYDRFAGRPPLKARIL; encoded by the coding sequence CTGTCACTCCGTCCGAAGGACCGACCGCACGATGACCACCGCTCACCCCCTCGCATCGCGATCGTCGGCATGGCGATCGAGTCCAGCCAGTACGCCCAGCACCGGGCCGGTTACCGCGACTTCGTCGTCCGCGAGGGCGACGAGGTGGTCGCCTGGTACCCGTTCCTCGCACCGGGTACCGAGCTGGGAGACGCGGCGCAGTGGCTCGGCGTCTTCGCCGCCCGGTCGATCCCGGGCGGGCAGGTGCTGCCCGAGGTGTACGACGACTTCAAGGCGCGCATGCTGCAGGGCCTGGCCGCGCTCGACCCCGCCACGCTCGACGGGATCTACCTCGAGGTCCACGGGGCGATGAGCGTGGACGGCCGGGACGACGCCGAGGGTGACCTCGTCGAGAGCATCCGGGCACTCGTCGGACCCGGACCGCTCATCGCGGCACCGATGGACCTGCACGGCAACGTCTCCGAGCGGTTCGCGCGTGGCGTCGACCTGCCGACCTGCTTCCGTCTGGCGCCCCACGAGGACTCCTGGGACACCCGGGAGCGGTCGGCGCGCACGCTCCTTGCGTGGCTCGCGCGCGGCGGCAGGCCGCACCGCGCCTGGGTCCAGGTACCGATCCTGCTGCCCGGGGAGAAGACGTCGACCCGCGTGGAGCCGGCGCGCAGCCTCTACCGCCGCATCCCCGACATCGAGGCTCTGACCGGGGTCACCGACGCCGGGATCTGGATCGGCTACGCCTGGGCCGACGAGCCGCGCTGCCACGCGACGGTGCTCGTGACCGGCGACGACCCGGCAGTGATCGGCCCGGTTGCGGAGGGGCTGGCCCGGGCGCTGTGGGACGCCCGCGAGGACTTCGCCTTCGTCGGGCCACCCGGTTCGCTCGACGAGGCCGTCACCCGGGCCGTCGAGCACCGCGCGTCCGGCGGCGGCCGGCCGTACCTCATCAGCGACTCCGGGGACAACCCGGGCGCCGGTGGCAGCGGCGACGTCACCTGGACGCTGCAGCAGCTCCTGGCGAAGCCCGAGCTCGCCGCCGACGACGCGCCGGTGACCTACGTCGCCTCGATCTTCGACCAGGCCGCGATCGACACACTGTTCGCGGCTCCGGTCGGGGCACCCGTCGACGTCACCGCCGGGGCGCGCGTGGACGGTCGCGTGAGTCCACCCGTCCGCCTCACCGGCACGCTCATCGGCCGCTACGAGGGTGACCCCGCTGCCGGGCGGATCGCCGTCGTGCAGCACGGCGGCCTGCGCATCGTCGTCACGGAGTTCCGCAAGGCCTTCCACAGCACGGACGACTTCGCGGCGATCGGCCTCGACCCGGCTCTCGCGGACATCATCGTGACCAAGATCGGCTACCTCGAGCCGACCCTCTACGACGTCGCGCAGGGGTGGACGCTCGCGCTCACCCCTGGACCGGTCGACCAGGACCTCGAGCGGCTCGGGCACCACCGCATCACCCGTCCGATGTTCCCCTACGACCGGTTCGCCGGCCGCCCGCCCCTGAAGGCACGGATCCTGTGA
- a CDS encoding ROK family transcriptional regulator produces the protein MSEDLVGTPSQRGEHARVVGLIASGRATSRIAISRALGIAPSTASLRVQDLIDAGLLVESGDERSTGGRRAKTLSLAPDGGCVLAVDLGTHHARVALVDMAGAILSAEEIPVEIASGPEAVLTAVIGAALAIEDRPRFRGLGLALPGPVNIATGAVTLPSRMPGWKDFAARDWLTETYGIPVVVENDANLMAYGEYIAHGSGPRDIVTVKAGSGIGAGVIVQGNIHRGATFAAGDIAHVRVDAAGDRPCSCGNHGCLETVASGAALLGMLRAQGVAVDTAADVVGLAQEGDLIATTAVRAAGARLGSVLCAVTNFFNPTAIYLGGLLSTVEPFVAAVRSEIYQGSHPLATQSLTIERTLNDRNATLIGASRLAIEHTLRVGMTE, from the coding sequence ATGTCCGAGGATCTGGTCGGAACCCCGTCTCAGCGGGGCGAGCACGCGAGGGTCGTCGGCCTGATCGCCTCCGGCCGGGCGACCAGTCGGATCGCGATCTCGCGTGCGCTCGGCATCGCACCGTCGACGGCCTCCCTGCGGGTCCAGGACCTGATCGACGCGGGCCTCCTCGTCGAGTCCGGCGACGAACGGTCGACCGGCGGCCGACGCGCGAAGACGCTGTCCCTCGCGCCCGACGGCGGATGCGTCCTGGCCGTCGACCTCGGCACCCACCATGCGAGGGTGGCCCTGGTCGACATGGCGGGCGCGATCCTCTCGGCCGAGGAGATCCCGGTCGAGATCGCGAGCGGGCCCGAGGCGGTGCTCACCGCCGTCATCGGGGCCGCGCTCGCCATCGAAGACCGTCCGCGGTTCCGGGGGCTCGGACTGGCCCTGCCCGGACCCGTCAACATCGCGACCGGCGCCGTCACGCTCCCGTCACGGATGCCGGGCTGGAAGGACTTCGCCGCCCGCGACTGGCTCACGGAGACCTACGGCATCCCCGTGGTCGTCGAGAACGACGCCAACCTCATGGCCTACGGCGAGTACATCGCCCACGGCTCGGGACCGCGGGACATCGTGACGGTCAAGGCGGGGTCCGGCATCGGCGCCGGCGTCATCGTGCAGGGGAACATCCACCGCGGTGCGACGTTCGCCGCGGGCGACATCGCCCACGTGCGCGTCGACGCCGCCGGTGACCGCCCGTGCTCGTGCGGGAACCACGGCTGCCTCGAGACCGTCGCGTCGGGCGCAGCCCTCCTGGGGATGCTGCGCGCCCAGGGCGTCGCCGTCGACACCGCCGCCGACGTCGTGGGACTCGCCCAGGAGGGCGACCTGATCGCCACGACGGCCGTGCGCGCGGCAGGCGCGCGCCTGGGAAGTGTGCTGTGCGCGGTGACGAACTTCTTCAACCCCACGGCGATCTACCTCGGCGGGCTGCTGTCCACCGTCGAGCCGTTCGTCGCCGCGGTCCGTTCCGAGATCTACCAGGGCTCCCACCCGCTGGCCACCCAGAGCCTGACGATCGAACGGACCCTCAACGACCGCAACGCGACGCTGATCGGGGCGTCGCGCCTGGCGATCGAGCACACGCTCCGGGTCGGCATGACGGAGTAG